Sequence from the Candidatus Auribacterota bacterium genome:
GCGATCTGGATCTGAAGAATCTGGACGATGCGGTCATTCAGCTCGACACCGTGAGCCCCGACGTGGGTCTGAAGACGGGGAAGGGCGTCGAGGGAGGGCCGGAGGAGAAGGCCGGCCCCCAGAGGAACGTGTATATCCTCAGATTCGATGCGGGCGGCGGCGGGGATCGGCAACTCCAGCTCCTGAGAATCCAGCGGGAAATTCTCAAGAACCAGCTCATCCTGCTCAAGTCGCTGGGCGCGCTCGCCGGCCACCAGGTGTTGATGAACACGCGAACCGCGCGCGTCGAAAACACGCTGAGGGACATGACCATGGGGATGAAGGCCTCGAGCAGGGAGATGACGCGGGTGTTGGGCGAGACCGCATCCACAAACGCCAAGACAACGGACATCGCGAGCACCACAACCGATATGGCCCAGACCATGGAGGCAATGGCCAAGAACGTTGAGGAGATTGAGAGCGCGATGAAAGACGTGGACATGGAGATCGGCAAGATGTCCAAAGACATGAGCAGCTCGTCTTATGATATCGATCGCACGTTGAAGAGGGCGGCGAGTGACGCTGAAGGCGAGTAGTCGGTTGGCATCCATGAGAGACTATAGTATGAGATCATTCGGCGCGCTGTCGTGTGGGGCGCTGCTCGGCGTGCTCCTTGTGAGTGTCCGGTCCTCCGCTCAGCCGGAGCCTGCCGACGCGCAGGTGAAGCGCATTGTCGAGGATGCCATCAATCGGGGCAACACGGTAATCCTCAAGAAGGTTGACTACGTGGGCGGAGAGGGAGAGAGCCCCGTGCCCGCGCCGGGAGGGAACTCAGGGGCGGTGCGCAGCAAGACATACATCGAGATAGACAGCCGCTCGCCCTCGGCAATGGACGGGGAGATGGTCCAGTCACAGAAGAGGGTCGAAGAGAGCCAGCAGGAGATGATGAAAGCCCTTGACACTATCGGGCAGGGCCAGGAACGCCAGGGCGTCAGGCTGAGCGGCATCGAGAGCAGGGGGCAGGATATATCCGCGGGTATGAAGCGTGCGGCGGATGAGGAGGCGGCCATACGGGGGCAGGCGGCTGATACCGGCGGCGCGACGAGCGACGCGGATCGCGCGGTCATGGATTCGGACCGGCTGCTCATGCAGATCAACGATCAGGCTGCCTCGCTCTCGAACTCCGTCTCAGAGTTATCGTCGCGCATCGAAGGGGCGCGGGGAGGCATGGGGCACGCCCCGGGGAGCGGGCAGACACGCGCCGCGATCGCGGGAGGGCCGGGGCAGGCGGAGGGATCCGGAGGAGGCGGCGCGGTGGAGGGGAGGAGGGAATGAAACGGCTCTGTGTGTGCGCGTGCGCGCTCTGCCTCGTGGCCGGCGTGGCCGCGGCGCAGTACAACATGAAACGGTTCAAGGGAGAAAACCTCAACGACGGTGTCATTGACTCCCTGAACCTCACGAGCGGGAAGATCTGCGTCACCGACTTCATGGGAGAGATCAACAACAACTTTACCCCCCAGGAGAGGAAGCGGGGGATCAGGGGGCCATATTACACCAAGTTCAACCTCAGGGACTCGAAGCTGAGGTGCGTCGTCTCCAAGTATGACCCGAAGACGTTCAGCAGGGTGTCGCGCATACGGAAGAACGACCGCATGACGGTGATCGGGCGTATCGAGCAGCTCGCGATGGGCATCCAGCGGTTCAGCCGTCCCTACTATGTGCTCAGGGTCTCCCATGTAGAACCCGGATGGCAGCTGGGAGAAGATGAGGAGATCTTTTCCGGGTTCAGCCGTGATACCAGTTACGAGGATGTTTCCCCCCGTGATGTCTGTGCCCGTACGGACGACTACGCGGAGGAATATCTGCGGCTCAAGGACCGCTTCTCCATTGCCTCGTCCTTTTTCTCGACGTTCGAGCGCGATCTCAATCTGGACAACAAGAGAGCGCTCAAGTTCTACATGGAGAACTGTACCTGGCCGTTCTACATGCCGAACACCGATGCGAACAAAGAACTCCTCGGCAGGCTCACATCCGGAGAACAGGTGACCGTGTGCGGCAGGCTCACGGTCAGCTCGGTCGAAGATGACGCCCTCCTCCTCTTTTCCGTGAGCCGGGTCACACCCGGCTGGTAAGACATGGGTATCGGGCGGCGAGATGGGATTGGGAATCTCCTCAAAGGGCCGTGCGTCCCTATCCGTTCCCTCCAAATCCCTCATGGCAGAATCCTATTATTATCGGAGGGGGGAATCACACAAATCCAAAAATCCAGAAAAGTCCGATCGAGTCTAACTCACAACAATTAGTGCTCATGCAGTTCAAGGGATGGATGATGCATCCCATGGGTGTGCGGATGGTCGTCCGTGTGCCGGCAATACTCATCCGGTGTGACCTTCTCCTTCATGAGGTCATGTAGAATCCGTTCCGCATCGGCACGAGACCGTTGCCCCTCTTCAATCCCCCGGACGATCTCCCGGACGCCGTTGGCCTCGGGCTTGATGCGGAGATGCTCCCGGTAACATGCAAGCGCCTCCGCTGTACGGCCCTCATGTTCATAGAGTAATCCTCGATAGTTGAACAGCGCGGCGATGTCAATTCGTTTCTGCTCTGCATTGACTCCCCCGGTGTGTGCCCAGAGTTTTAGTGCGAGGTCGAATAACCGCGCCGCGTTGTCCAGTTCCCCGTAGTGGAGAAGGATCAAACCACGCTGCAGCGGGACGCGGTAGTCGGAGGGATTGTTTCTCCTCGCCTCGGCGAGGATGTCCATCGCCTGCGGTAAATGCCCATTCTCTTGCTCTGCGACCCAGAAGGCGGCGCTCAGGTAAGCGTCCATATTATGAGGATCCATCCGCGTCGCGAAACGCAGCCACGGCATCATTTCATAGAGCTCGCCGCCCGACAAGTGCTCAAGGGTTCGGGGCTGGACCTCGTTCGCCAGGTTTTGAATGAACCCCATAGAGGCTGCTTTCGTCTGGTGCGGGACGCCATGGTGAAAATATCTGTCGGCTTCTACGCACAAACTGCTACCGATGGCCTGGCGGCTCTCTCCCAGGAGCCGCCCGAGCACGGAGGCCGGATCGTGAGGCGTGAATGACTCGTCAGTCGTCAGGAGACATGCCAGCGAAAAACAGAGCGCAATCAGAGAGATAAGCACTCCGCCAACGATGATGTGGAATCTCGCCCCGGCTGTTTTCATAGCATGGCTCCCCGCTCAAAGCGTTTCCGGCGGTATGCTAACCACGAGACGAATAAAAAAAGCGTGGTCAGGACTATGCCGTACGCGAGGACAATAATGAAGCTGATCCAGGGTATGGTTCCCCGCTCATGAACGATCCGCAGGCGCATGTCGAATAGCTCAAAGTGGGGGAGTAAATAATACATTGCCAGCAGACTGGTGGCACGAGCACCTCCTGCGGCGACGAGCATCTCTGGAACGCGCGGCAGCATGAGGAGTGAAGAGCCGACCGCCACATAGCTCATGCTCGCCGCGGCTCCATAGGTCAGTCGCGTCGAAAAGGCTGTCCCCATGGCGGCGATGGCCGCCAGGCCGGCGACGTGTACGACCCACCCCTGGGCGAGAATGTGCCATTCGAACGAACCCCCGTACGCCTTCACGACGACCGCAACCAGGAGATAAAAAACCGCGGTCGCGCAGGAGACGACCGACCATGACCCCATCCATTTCCCTAACAGAAGTTCTCCTCGCGTGATCGGTTTCGCGAGCAGTGGGTAGATGGTCCCTTTTCTCTCCTCATCAGGCAGCTGCCGGCAACTGACATTGACTGTCATTATTAGAATAAAGAGCCAGGCCATCAGGAGGCCGAGGTCCATAATGTAGCGCGGGGTAGTCCCCAGCCCGAAGATATTCACCGAGAGCAGCGCATAGAGCAGCGCAGCCAGCATGATCAGCAATACATACACATCCTTACGCCGGAGCAGTTCCCTCCAGACTGTATTTGTGATGACGAGGATGCGGCTCATAGTGCACCCCCCGCCCGTATGCCGGAGTCCGTCATCACTTTCAGGAAATACTGCTCGAGTGACTCCGCCTCCGGTATGAGCTCCGACACCGCTCCCCGCACCACGATTCGCCCATCGGCGATAATGGCGATATGATCGCACACCAGTTCCACTTCTGAAAGTTCGTGTGACGAAAAAAAGACAGTTTTTCCGCGATCGCGCAGGCCGGCGATAATCTTTCTGATCTCCATACGCCCCAAGGGATCCATACCTCCGGTCGGCTCATCAAGGATGAGGAGGTCCGGGTCATTGATCAGCGCCTGCGCTAGGCCAATACGCTGCAGCATGCCCCTCGAATAGGTGGCGATCCTCCGATCCGCCGCATTCATCAATCGGACTTGATCAAGGATCTCTTCTATCCGCTTTTCCAAAGGGCTCCACCGCATCCCGAACAAACGCCCCGCCATTACAAGGAGCTCCCGCCCTGTCAAGAAGGAATATGTTTCAGCCTTTTCCGGTAAATATCCAATGCGCTCACGGGCAATGCGTTTGCGAACATCCTCGCCGAAAATCAGGGCGTGACCGGAGCCCGGCTCGATGAAACCGAGCAGCACGAGCATGGTGGTTGTTTTTCCCGATCCGTTGGGGCCGAGGAATCCGAACACTTCACCCTCGTTGACGCTCATAGATATGCCGCGCAGGGCCTCCACGAAGCCTCCGTGCCCGCTGAAGCGGACAGAGAGGTTATTTACGTCGATTGCTGTACTCATTGCAGAACCGCCTCATATGGTTGATGTGTGACACCTGTAAGAATAGCAGAGTGGAATTATATTACAGCGGGAAGACTATGGAGACAAAGGGGGTGAACGGGCAAAGAGATCAGAGAACGACAGCATATAAATTATGATAACCATAGAGGGAAGGAGGACGATGAGCGGTCCATAAAAGGCAGATATTGATACGGAGACGGCCAGCAGAGAGTATCCACTGAGCGCGATGATAACACAGATCGGGCACTCATCCTTGACGTCAGCCTTATCGTGGCGATGCACAGAGAGGACGGTGAGGCTAAAAAGGGTGAGTAATATGGCGAGAAGAACGAGATAGGCGTACCCTGACTTCATGGGATCGGGATTTCCCCCTGATGTAATCGTTAGAATTATAGCAATCCACTATATGTATCTCAAGTCCATACTGCAACAACGAATTACGGGTATTTTAAATACGCAGATTGCGGATGAGGCGCAATGGGGGAACTACAGCAAAAATTTCTTCTTGACACGATATGAACGTATGTTCATAATAGTGCATTGTAAAAATGGAGACTTTATGCCAAGACCACGATGTTTGAGGAGGATATGCTGCGTGCCCGGTGTCACCTATTTCAAGCCCGCGGGGATTCCTCTGCGATTATTGGAAGAGGTTGTTGTCACGCTCGATGAGGTCGAGGCGCTGCGCCTGGCTGACCTCGAAGGCATGTATCAGGAAAAGGCGGCGGCGCGCATGAATATTTCACGTCCCACCTTCTCGCGCCTCATCGAGTCGGCGCACAAAAAAGTCGCCGAGGCGCTGGTGAATGGAAAAGCGTTGCGGCTGGAGGGTGGTCCGGTACTAATGAAAGGAGGCATGACAATGCCAGGAAGAGATGCCCTGCCTGCCGGCACCTGCCCGTCCGGCAGGCGGGGGCAGGGAACGGGACCTGCTGGGACAGGCCAGGGGAGAGGAATGGGGCCGTGCGGATGCGGACAGAGAAGAGGGTTAGGACGCCGCCGGGGAGGCGGATGGAATAGAGCCGCCTCGCCCCAGGGGGATGGCGGCGGAATGCGGTCTTCCGGTTCGGTTGAGACAGGCGGGAAGGATCGGACGGAAAACGGTGGACAGAAGGAGTAATCAGGAAAGGAGAATTTATGAGAATCGCAGTTCCGATTAAAGAAGACAGGGGACTGGAGAGTCCGGTTCACGGGCATTTCGGTTCCGCCCCGATTTTTGCACGGGTGGATTCCGAAACAATGGAATTCAAGGCGTTTCAGAACCGCAATCTTGAGCACGCCCACGGCATGTGCAACCCGCTGAGCCTCATCAAAGATATGCAGGTGGATGCTCTGATATGCGCCGGCATGGGAACCCGCGCCCTTCAGCTGCTTAATCAGGCCGACATCAAGGTGTTCAAGACAAGCGCCCAGACTGTGAGGGAAGCCATCACCCACCTTACTGACGGCTCGCTCCCTGAAATGACCGAGGAGGGAGCGTGCAGCGAGCATGGATGCCACTGATGCATTATGAGGCACCTGAACCACGTTATTAATCAGACCGACGTCGAAGCTAACCGCATCCGGTTTACGGAGAGGATCAACCTGTACCGCGCACGCGGACTCGATCTCCTCGGACACCGTGAGTAGCTGTTGCGGCGGGCAGGCGTCATGCCCGCGTTGCAAAAAGGCGGTGAAAAGGCTCTTGAGGAAGCGAGACATGTTATTGGCCTACCATGCGGATCACCGGGGAATAGCGGATGACAATCCTGAGCTGGTAATCAAAGATGGTGAGGTATGAGATCGCATTAACGCAGGTTCGGCGCCCAATTCTTCTTGATGATTTTTTTGCAGATGTAGCGGATCAACCTGTGAAATAACTGGTCATCATGCAGCCAGGCGAGATCCCCGTCTGTCGCGATATGCGCTATGTCGCGGTAGCCGAGGGTGATCGATCTGCGCAGGCTCGCGAGCGCCTCGCTCTTCTTGTGGATCAGGCTGTAGCTGCAGGCGAGGTTGTAGTGGGCAATCGGATCCTTCGGCCGCAGCGCCGTGAGGCGCTGGTCTATTTTAAGACCTTCCTGGTAGAGACCCTTCCGCGCATACGCCTCGCCCAGAACTGATAACGCCTCGACATAGTCGGGCGCTTTTTCTATAATCGCACGGTAGAAATCAATCTCAAAGTTGAGATTGTCACCGAGATCGCATCCGGAGCTCTCTATACGCCCTCTATTCATATCCGTCACCACTAAGTTTATAACATGATTTGAGCGGGATGTCAATAGTTCAACTATGACAGCAATACACCGCATCCAAAAATACATTGAGGACAACAGGGAGAAGTTTTTGGCGGAGCTCAGTGAGCTCTGCCGCATCCCCTCACGTTCCGGGAATACCAGGGCTCTCCACGAGGCGGCCGCGTGGATCGCCCGCGCGCTCTCCGCGCTGGGGGCGGAGGCGAGGATCTTTGAGATACCCGGGGGCGCGCCCATCGTGTACGGCGAACTCGGCGAGGGGCCGAGAACCCTGCTGGTGTACAACCACTACGATGTCCAGCCGCCTGAGCCCCTGGAGCTGTGGAACACAGAGCCTTTTTCACCGAAGGTCCTCGACGGGCGCCTCTACTGCAGGGGGGCGAGCGATAACAAGGGCAACCTGATGGCGCGTCTCCACGCGGTCCGGGCCTGCGTTGAAACCATGGGCGCATTGCCGCTCAAGGTTAAATTTCTTGTGGAGGGCGAAGAGGAGACGAGTTCGAAACACCTGGCGGAATTCATACGGCAGCACAAGGATCTCCTGAGTGCAGACGGCTGCTTGTGGGAGTGCTCATGGAAGGACCCGCAGGGTCGCCACATCCTCACGTGCGGCCTCAAGGGGCACTGCTATGTGGAGCTCAGGGTGAGGGGGGCGCGCCATGACTTGCACTCCTCCTACGCGGGTATCGTTCCGAACCCCGCGTGGCGGCTCGTCTGGGCTCTCGGGACACTCATGGACGAGCGCTCCAGGATCACCATCCGGGGTTGGTTGGAAGAGATGAGAGGGCTGGGCGAGGCAGATGAGCGGGCGTTGAAACGGGTGGTGTTCGATGCGGAGGGATTCAGAGAGATGCACGGTTTCCGCGAGTTCGTCCGCGGGATGTCAGGCGGCGAGCTGGTACGTGAGCTGCTCTATGCGCCCACCTGCACGATATGCGGCCTGAGCGCCGGTTACACGGGCGAGGGTCCGAAGACGGTGCTCCCCTCTGAGTCGATCGCCAAACTTGATTTTCGCCTGGTGCCGGACATGACGCCTGAGAAGCTGCTCGCATGCCTCAGGCGCCACCTCGACGAGCAAGGCTTCGGGGATGTCACGATCCATCCCCTGGGTGGCATCATGCCTGCCAGGACCGATTGCGAGGACAGGATCGTCAGGGCGGCGCTCGCGGCGGTTCGCGAGGTGTGCGGGAGGGAGCCGATCCTCTACCCCGTGGCGCCGTGGAGCGGCCCGCTCAATGATGTCTGCGGCGTATTGAATATGCCGTCGGTGTCGTTCGGGGTCGGGCACGCCGATTCACATGACCACGCACCGAATGAGAATATCAGGGTCTCGGACTACGATGAGGGAATACGGTGCATGGCGGCCTTCATGCGCATCTATGCGCGCGCGTAGCACGCCCGGCCCCGCATGCGGGGCCGCAACCAAATCATCTGTATGTATCGGTACCGCATCTGTGTTCATCTGTGATACACATCGAAGTTTTAACGAGCACCACAGATACACACAGATAGACACAGATGAACACAAACAGGAGAGATGATTTTACTGAACATACTCAGTTGTCGTGGATATTCCTGGGCGCCTTGGCGAGGATTTCCTGCAGGATGGCCTTGTACGCGATCTGGTGTTCAATGACGCGGGTGAGCATCTCGAGACGCTCCTGAAGATCGAGTGTTTCCAGGAGCTTTTGTTTGGCATGGGCGTCGATGGTGAGCGTCGCGGCGATGAGGTTGGAGACGATCTCCGCGTCCTCCAGCTCCTCGAGGCGGGAGATGAAGTCCCCCTCCGCCCCGTCTGCCGTGTGAACGAGCACGCGGAAGAGATCGAGGATTTTGAGGCGGTGCGCATTGGCGGCACCCGGTTCGGCGGGATAGCTCTCCAGTCTCTCGATTTCGGCGATTGGATAGGGCCGGTGCTGGGTATAGCGCGTGCTGGCGATTCGCGCGACGCCGCCCAGGAACACGCTGAAACTCGAGTCGGCGAGCTTGCTGACCTTGGCGATCTGCCCCAGGCAGGCGACCCGGTAGGTCGGCGCATCGAGGAGGCTCTTGGGGGATCCCTTCTGCATCAGGACGACTCCCATCATGCTGTTCCCCTTGAGGCAATCCTCGAGCATGAGCCGGTAGTGAGGTTCATAGATGACGAGCGGCAGGAGTGTGTGGGGGAAGAGTATCGTGTCGGGAAGCGGGAAAATGACCGCCGTGTGGGGTATCTGATGGCTGTGCTGTTCTGGCATATAGAGCTATACTATACACTATCTGAAAACGCTGTCAACCGGAGCGGGCCTTGGGGTTTCTCCGTTTTTAGAAACTAAGGTAATTTTTCACCACGGACCTGCCTGCCGGCGGGAAGGGATAAACACGGATTAATTATTGCCCTAGAAACTAGAAACGAGAAACTGTTGTTACTGTTTTAAAGATCTCTGTGTCCTCCGTGCCTCCGTGGTAGATTATACGATAATGGCTGAGCGGTGAGCGAGAGAGGAGGAGA
This genomic interval carries:
- a CDS encoding ABC transporter ATP-binding protein, coding for MSTAIDVNNLSVRFSGHGGFVEALRGISMSVNEGEVFGFLGPNGSGKTTTMLVLLGFIEPGSGHALIFGEDVRKRIARERIGYLPEKAETYSFLTGRELLVMAGRLFGMRWSPLEKRIEEILDQVRLMNAADRRIATYSRGMLQRIGLAQALINDPDLLILDEPTGGMDPLGRMEIRKIIAGLRDRGKTVFFSSHELSEVELVCDHIAIIADGRIVVRGAVSELIPEAESLEQYFLKVMTDSGIRAGGAL
- a CDS encoding LON peptidase substrate-binding domain-containing protein — translated: MPEQHSHQIPHTAVIFPLPDTILFPHTLLPLVIYEPHYRLMLEDCLKGNSMMGVVLMQKGSPKSLLDAPTYRVACLGQIAKVSKLADSSFSVFLGGVARIASTRYTQHRPYPIAEIERLESYPAEPGAANAHRLKILDLFRVLVHTADGAEGDFISRLEELEDAEIVSNLIAATLTIDAHAKQKLLETLDLQERLEMLTRVIEHQIAYKAILQEILAKAPRNIHDN
- a CDS encoding ABC transporter permease subunit, yielding MSRILVITNTVWRELLRRKDVYVLLIMLAALLYALLSVNIFGLGTTPRYIMDLGLLMAWLFILIMTVNVSCRQLPDEERKGTIYPLLAKPITRGELLLGKWMGSWSVVSCATAVFYLLVAVVVKAYGGSFEWHILAQGWVVHVAGLAAIAAMGTAFSTRLTYGAAASMSYVAVGSSLLMLPRVPEMLVAAGGARATSLLAMYYLLPHFELFDMRLRIVHERGTIPWISFIIVLAYGIVLTTLFLFVSWLAYRRKRFERGAML
- a CDS encoding tetratricopeptide repeat protein produces the protein MKTAGARFHIIVGGVLISLIALCFSLACLLTTDESFTPHDPASVLGRLLGESRQAIGSSLCVEADRYFHHGVPHQTKAASMGFIQNLANEVQPRTLEHLSGGELYEMMPWLRFATRMDPHNMDAYLSAAFWVAEQENGHLPQAMDILAEARRNNPSDYRVPLQRGLILLHYGELDNAARLFDLALKLWAHTGGVNAEQKRIDIAALFNYRGLLYEHEGRTAEALACYREHLRIKPEANGVREIVRGIEEGQRSRADAERILHDLMKEKVTPDEYCRHTDDHPHTHGMHHPSLELHEH
- a CDS encoding NifB/NifX family molybdenum-iron cluster-binding protein, which produces MRIAVPIKEDRGLESPVHGHFGSAPIFARVDSETMEFKAFQNRNLEHAHGMCNPLSLIKDMQVDALICAGMGTRALQLLNQADIKVFKTSAQTVREAITHLTDGSLPEMTEEGACSEHGCH
- a CDS encoding M20/M25/M40 family metallo-hydrolase → MTAIHRIQKYIEDNREKFLAELSELCRIPSRSGNTRALHEAAAWIARALSALGAEARIFEIPGGAPIVYGELGEGPRTLLVYNHYDVQPPEPLELWNTEPFSPKVLDGRLYCRGASDNKGNLMARLHAVRACVETMGALPLKVKFLVEGEEETSSKHLAEFIRQHKDLLSADGCLWECSWKDPQGRHILTCGLKGHCYVELRVRGARHDLHSSYAGIVPNPAWRLVWALGTLMDERSRITIRGWLEEMRGLGEADERALKRVVFDAEGFREMHGFREFVRGMSGGELVRELLYAPTCTICGLSAGYTGEGPKTVLPSESIAKLDFRLVPDMTPEKLLACLRRHLDEQGFGDVTIHPLGGIMPARTDCEDRIVRAALAAVREVCGREPILYPVAPWSGPLNDVCGVLNMPSVSFGVGHADSHDHAPNENIRVSDYDEGIRCMAAFMRIYARA
- a CDS encoding DUF134 domain-containing protein produces the protein MPRPRCLRRICCVPGVTYFKPAGIPLRLLEEVVVTLDEVEALRLADLEGMYQEKAAARMNISRPTFSRLIESAHKKVAEALVNGKALRLEGGPVLMKGGMTMPGRDALPAGTCPSGRRGQGTGPAGTGQGRGMGPCGCGQRRGLGRRRGGGWNRAASPQGDGGGMRSSGSVETGGKDRTENGGQKE